One segment of Aquimarina sp. BL5 DNA contains the following:
- a CDS encoding gliding motility-associated C-terminal domain-containing protein — protein sequence MKKRLNLTIVVIFLALGIHVAKAQRIIGAPSLTSGAQACGTLSNSFDFVAELSPGNALPASNVFILELSDPTGSFANGGEELLTASGPNEASGGPSNINFIGVAVPQDANSDNYRLRVTATEGNVTSIISDPIPFHFFDDDNLEVILNEREDVIFCNVASFAKEIAVEVRDTNDNVFDANDFNWEWLKDDIIIPGENSPTLLITEVGEYQARVQVGLCNNVFRFNKSNTVDALLISVGDISIVTNAPDFSFCPDEDKILSASANVVDRRYGYQWFKDGEALEGEIASTIVLPDNNFGGEYILQINISEECSDLETPPVVVTNEGSSITVPLPEGLILLPTQVLNLTIETDAPIGSIFRFIVDTNIQSQGVTTSQTLSFPAPFVGDYRIEIEADDPCNSFLVTETKVRTANRIAITIAPEEVVDCEQDPITIALTEMVGITTDNESVPLTTDQFDLFDFEWFKDGVSTGETSLSLDVGGSDSGGSFELSAVFGPEPGGALDAISNNLPIDFLLGEIVLDITPPVLQAGESVVLTAPLNTNFTYEWYVIENGEEVLIEGETTNVLTVTEEGEYFAIINTSLCTKRTLNALVGGPQALSELIPNVITPGGNAANNDWVLPNSFGETDVEVTIYSSNGKVDFQKNGGYNADWPANSVSQANELIYYYIISRSNTVVKKGTITVMR from the coding sequence ATGAAGAAAAGACTTAACCTTACAATCGTTGTGATATTTTTGGCACTTGGAATCCATGTGGCCAAAGCGCAACGTATTATTGGCGCTCCTTCCTTAACTTCTGGAGCCCAAGCTTGTGGTACTTTAAGTAACAGTTTTGATTTTGTTGCAGAGTTATCTCCAGGGAATGCACTGCCTGCAAGTAATGTTTTTATCTTAGAGTTATCAGATCCTACCGGAAGCTTTGCAAATGGAGGAGAAGAATTATTAACGGCTTCAGGTCCCAATGAGGCTTCAGGTGGACCTTCTAATATTAATTTTATTGGTGTTGCAGTCCCCCAAGATGCGAATAGTGATAACTATAGATTAAGAGTAACAGCTACCGAAGGAAATGTTACAAGTATAATATCAGATCCTATACCGTTTCATTTTTTTGATGATGATAATTTAGAAGTAATTCTTAACGAAAGAGAGGATGTGATATTTTGTAATGTTGCATCTTTTGCAAAGGAAATAGCAGTAGAAGTTAGAGACACCAATGATAATGTATTCGATGCAAATGATTTTAATTGGGAATGGTTAAAAGATGATATAATAATTCCTGGAGAAAATAGTCCTACTTTATTGATAACGGAAGTAGGAGAATATCAGGCGCGAGTTCAGGTGGGGTTATGTAATAATGTTTTTAGGTTCAATAAGTCTAATACAGTGGATGCGCTTTTAATAAGTGTTGGAGATATATCTATTGTTACCAATGCTCCAGATTTTTCGTTCTGTCCAGATGAAGATAAAATATTATCAGCAAGTGCAAATGTAGTGGACAGAAGGTACGGCTATCAATGGTTTAAAGACGGTGAGGCGCTAGAAGGAGAGATTGCTTCAACGATAGTTTTACCGGATAACAATTTTGGAGGAGAATATATTTTACAAATAAATATTAGTGAAGAATGCTCAGATTTGGAAACACCACCGGTTGTTGTAACAAATGAAGGTTCTAGTATTACAGTTCCGCTGCCAGAAGGTTTGATATTGTTACCAACCCAAGTTTTAAACTTGACTATAGAAACTGATGCTCCTATTGGAAGTATTTTTAGGTTTATCGTGGATACTAATATTCAAAGTCAGGGTGTAACAACAAGTCAAACTTTATCATTTCCAGCTCCATTTGTTGGAGATTATAGAATAGAAATTGAAGCGGATGACCCTTGTAATTCGTTCCTGGTAACGGAAACCAAGGTAAGAACAGCTAATAGAATTGCTATTACCATAGCCCCAGAAGAAGTCGTCGATTGCGAGCAGGATCCAATTACCATAGCATTAACAGAAATGGTGGGAATAACTACAGACAACGAGTCAGTTCCACTCACCACAGATCAATTTGATTTATTTGATTTTGAATGGTTTAAAGATGGAGTCTCAACAGGTGAGACTTCTTTGTCGTTAGATGTAGGTGGTTCGGACAGTGGAGGAAGTTTTGAGTTAAGTGCTGTTTTTGGACCGGAACCAGGGGGTGCGCTAGATGCTATTTCCAATAATTTACCAATAGATTTCCTATTGGGTGAAATAGTTTTGGATATTACGCCTCCAGTATTACAAGCTGGAGAATCAGTAGTATTAACCGCACCATTAAATACTAATTTTACGTATGAGTGGTATGTGATTGAAAATGGAGAAGAAGTTTTGATAGAAGGAGAGACAACTAATGTTTTAACAGTAACAGAAGAAGGAGAATATTTCGCAATAATAAATACATCTTTATGTACAAAGCGCACACTAAATGCTTTGGTAGGAGGCCCACAGGCCTTATCAGAACTAATACCAAACGTTATTACTCCTGGTGGTAACGCAGCTAATAATGATTGGGTTTTACCTAACTCCTTTGGAGAAACTGATGTAGAGGTTACTATATACTCTTCTAATGGAAAAGTAGATTTCCAGAAAAATGGAGGTTACAATGCAGATTGGCCAGCCAACTCAGTATCACAAGCAAACGAACTTATTTATTATTATATAATATCTAGAAGTAATACAGTTGTAAAAAAGGGGACAATTAC
- a CDS encoding OmpH family outer membrane protein has translation MRNFIWIAIALIGMTSCNQQIEKTGYVNNTKVVSDFSEMKIAKEKWTKKNNEVRAELEEKAKQFQIEVQGYQNIMKSMTKTNREKKEQELMAKQQGLQREQQTRMQEIQLGSQTEIDSIIAKVDNFIKDYGKNNGYTYIYGETEVKNIFYAKKELDLTDKIIAELNGEKPATEEK, from the coding sequence ATGAGAAATTTTATATGGATTGCCATTGCATTAATAGGAATGACGTCATGCAATCAACAAATTGAAAAAACTGGTTATGTAAATAACACTAAAGTAGTATCAGATTTTAGTGAAATGAAAATAGCTAAGGAAAAGTGGACAAAAAAGAATAATGAAGTTAGAGCAGAATTAGAAGAAAAAGCAAAACAGTTTCAGATAGAGGTTCAGGGATATCAGAATATAATGAAATCTATGACTAAAACTAATAGAGAAAAGAAGGAGCAAGAGTTGATGGCAAAGCAACAAGGTTTGCAAAGAGAACAACAAACCAGAATGCAAGAGATTCAACTAGGTAGCCAGACAGAAATTGATTCTATTATTGCGAAGGTTGATAATTTTATTAAAGACTACGGGAAAAACAATGGATATACATATATCTATGGAGAAACAGAGGTAAAGAATATCTTTTATGCCAAGAAAGAATTAGATTTAACAGATAAAATTATCGCCGAATTAAATGGGGAAAAACCCGCTACAGAAGAGAAGTAG